In Rhododendron vialii isolate Sample 1 chromosome 9a, ASM3025357v1, the following are encoded in one genomic region:
- the LOC131299692 gene encoding uncharacterized protein LOC131299692, with protein sequence MYVDRASDSRGVRPRIVLLSPTGILHKSSLSVNFPTSNNEAKYEALISGLKTAEALGIEELVVYSDYQLVINQLTEEYKARDDRMRKYLSSTLRLPKNFKAIQVKHISKEQNADADALTGLASAYSISGHRSISFGSIDKRSFELDVLNHEVLNIELSLSWMDEIASYLRDDILPSDKKEAHRLRNGAALFWLNPNGKLYRRSFTSPYLLVAHPHQVPGIIEELHAGDSGCHSGGRSLVSLMHRAITQGYWWPTMKSDSKEFVKHCRKCQMFSPIIHQPSRDLSPLTIPWPFSKWGMDIVGKLPVAPGRFKFLLTATDFFSEWVEAEPMVTIEEADVIRFVWRNIIARFGVPFAIITDNRRQFIGQKYRSLLEEYGIKWDTSTQAYPQGNGQAEAANKAISSGLKCRL encoded by the coding sequence atgtatgtTGACAGAGCCTCCGACAGCCGAGGCGTCAGGCCTAGAATCGTACTCCTTTCTCCTACTGGCATATTGCACAAAAGCTCCCTCTCTGTCAACTTCCCCACCTCAAATAACGAAGCCAAGTATGAGGCCTTGATCTCTGGACTCAAGACCGCCGAAGCTTTGGGCATTGAAGAGCTTGTTGTATATAGCGACTACCAGTTAGTCATTAATCAGCTTACTGAAGAGTACAAGGCTAGAGACGATCGAATGCGCAAATACCTTAGCTCCACCCTCCGGCTccccaaaaatttcaaagccATTCAGGTCAAACACATCTCAAAGGAACAGAATGCAGACGCCGACGCCCTCACGGGACTTGCTTCGGCTTATTCAATCTCAGGACACCGATCCATCTCTTTCGGTTCCATTGACAAACGTAGCTTCGAGCTTGACGTTTTGAACCACGAAGTGCTCAACATCGAGCTCAGCCtgagctggatggatgagattGCCAGTTACCTACGAGATGACATTCttccttctgacaaaaaggaagcTCACCGACTCCGCAATGGGGCTGCTCTTTTCTGGCTTAATCCCAATGGTAAGCTTTATCGAAGGTCCTTTACCAGCCCATATCTGCTGGTAGCTCACCCACACCAAGTACCAGGAATCATCGAAGAGCTCCATGCTGGTGATAGTGGTTGCCACTCAGGAGGACGTTCCCTCGTGTCCCTCATGCACCGAGCCATTACTCAGGGTTATTGGTGGCCAACAATGAAGAGCGATTCCAAAGAGTTTGTTAAGCATTGCCGAAAGTGCCAGATGTTCTCCCCCATCATTCACCAACCATCCCGAGACCTCAGCCCCCTCACCATCCCATGGCCATTCTCGAagtggggcatggatatcgtgggCAAGCTCCCCGTTGCTCCTGGCAGGTTCAAGTTTCTCCTCACTGCCACCGATTTTTTCTCCGAATGGGTTGAGGCCGAGCCCATGGTAACCATTGAGGAAGCTGACGTTATTCGTTTCGTCTGGAGAAATATCATCGCACGCTTCGGTGTACCCTTCGCCATCATTACCGACAACCGAAGGCAGTTCATCGGGCAGAAATACCGATCCCTCCTAGAAGAATATGGCATCAAGTGGGATACATCCACTCAGGCATACCCccaaggaaatggccaagccGAAGCCGCCAACAAGGCTATCTCCTCTGGACTTAAGTGCCGACTCTAG